In Listeria swaminathanii, a single window of DNA contains:
- a CDS encoding BglG family transcription antiterminator, with product MLLTKTERALINLFLTKNDFLTAKQLAEILDVSSKTIYRKIKNINATTEGKDLIISEKGRGFKLDYKAYIQAKLETTGDIFGYTPTERREKILLQVLFKSPKYLNVTTLYEGYYVGYNSIKNDFTLLNQSIEKYDLALEKRQKEIRVVGTEENIRTAINEVINNLDLSSYDDLKTEYSDLNKADVQFIVRQMEIIENKLMISIPYPYDINIFSHLYILINRFRQGEVEDFNESDDDYLVTNEKLHTIAVEAIEAIEQYLKMKLPKREIFHFLQYLISSRFNHEIELVPSKVLPIVEEMTDFYINQVAAKINMPINKKQLKIELLSHMKPMVNRMNHQINIKNNLLSDIKLEYGKLFEIIKETARDVAKTFELNTISDDEVGYITIYFAKHIEASPLVKRIIIMCSSGIGTSELLKVKVQKAFPDVEIVDVLSSTKFKNSLQDYQNIDFILTTINAESNKEIPSLLVSAMFTEKDKMMVKKMMETL from the coding sequence ATGCTTCTGACCAAAACGGAGCGTGCATTAATTAACTTGTTCTTAACGAAAAACGATTTTTTGACAGCCAAGCAACTAGCTGAAATTCTAGACGTTTCCTCTAAAACCATTTACCGCAAGATTAAAAACATCAATGCCACGACAGAAGGAAAAGATCTTATTATTTCTGAAAAGGGGCGTGGTTTTAAACTAGATTATAAGGCGTATATTCAAGCAAAGTTAGAAACAACTGGTGACATTTTTGGCTATACCCCAACAGAACGACGCGAAAAAATCTTATTGCAAGTATTATTTAAATCCCCTAAATATTTGAACGTAACGACATTATATGAAGGATATTACGTTGGCTATAATTCGATAAAAAATGATTTTACCCTTTTAAATCAATCCATCGAGAAATATGATTTGGCTCTTGAGAAAAGGCAAAAAGAAATACGCGTTGTTGGGACGGAAGAAAATATTCGGACAGCAATCAATGAAGTGATTAATAACCTAGATTTATCAAGCTACGATGATTTGAAAACGGAATACAGCGACCTCAATAAAGCCGATGTTCAGTTTATTGTGAGGCAAATGGAAATTATTGAAAATAAGCTGATGATTAGCATTCCGTACCCATATGATATAAACATCTTTTCGCATTTGTATATTTTAATAAATCGTTTTCGCCAAGGAGAGGTGGAAGACTTTAACGAAAGTGATGACGATTATCTCGTAACGAATGAAAAGCTGCATACGATTGCAGTGGAAGCTATTGAGGCGATTGAACAATATTTAAAAATGAAGTTACCGAAGCGCGAAATATTCCATTTTTTACAGTACTTAATTTCTTCTCGTTTTAACCATGAAATCGAACTAGTTCCAAGCAAAGTTTTACCTATTGTAGAGGAAATGACTGATTTTTACATTAACCAAGTGGCGGCTAAAATCAATATGCCGATTAATAAAAAGCAATTAAAGATCGAGCTACTCAGCCATATGAAGCCAATGGTCAACCGAATGAACCATCAAATTAACATAAAAAACAACTTGTTAAGTGATATTAAATTAGAGTACGGCAAACTGTTTGAAATCATCAAAGAAACCGCCCGCGATGTTGCTAAAACTTTTGAGTTGAATACGATATCTGATGATGAAGTTGGCTATATCACGATATATTTCGCCAAACACATTGAAGCATCCCCACTTGTCAAACGAATTATTATTATGTGTTCAAGCGGGATTGGAACGTCCGAACTTTTAAAAGTAAAAGTTCAAAAAGCTTTTCCAGATGTTGAAATAGTAGACGTTTTATCATCTACTAAATTCAAAAATAGCTTACAAGACTATCAGAATATTGATTTTATTCTAACAACAATCAACGCAGAAAGTAACAAAGAAATCCCGTCGCTGCTCGTCAGTGCGATGTTTACAGAGAAAGATAAAATGATGGTGAAAAAAATGATGGAAACTTTATAG
- a CDS encoding ABC transporter ATP-binding protein — MTLELHNVTKNFGTKVAVNDLSFRVEPGKILGLIGQNGAGKTTTFRLILHFLEATSGKITWDGKEVSKIDPNIIGYLPEERGLYPNVTIEEQLIFFAELKGYPKQKIKAEIDDWLERAEIVGKKTDLIKTLSKGNQQKIQLLSTIIHQPKLVILDEPFSGLDPVNAEILKKFVFDLRASGAAIIFSSHRMENVEELCDSLLMLKKGNVVLQGTTESVKSVFGRKRILIESNHTAAELAALPEVLNVETHRDGVLQLEIAEEADAEKIFDYVTKDGFIQTFSLQAPTLEEIFKWKAGESNE; from the coding sequence GTGACGCTTGAACTACATAATGTGACGAAGAATTTTGGAACTAAAGTCGCGGTTAATGATCTATCGTTTCGCGTAGAACCAGGAAAAATACTCGGATTAATCGGACAAAATGGCGCTGGTAAAACAACTACCTTTCGTCTTATTTTGCATTTTTTAGAAGCAACTTCTGGGAAAATTACGTGGGACGGCAAAGAAGTAAGTAAAATTGATCCAAATATTATCGGCTATTTGCCTGAAGAACGCGGTTTATACCCAAATGTCACCATTGAAGAACAGTTGATATTTTTCGCCGAATTAAAAGGGTATCCAAAACAAAAAATTAAAGCAGAAATAGACGACTGGCTAGAACGCGCCGAAATTGTCGGCAAAAAAACAGACTTAATCAAAACACTATCCAAAGGAAATCAGCAGAAAATCCAGCTGTTAAGTACGATTATTCATCAACCAAAACTAGTTATTTTAGATGAACCATTTAGCGGACTTGATCCTGTCAATGCAGAGATTTTGAAAAAATTTGTCTTTGATTTGCGTGCTTCTGGAGCGGCAATTATTTTCTCCAGCCATCGCATGGAAAATGTCGAGGAACTTTGCGATTCCCTTTTAATGCTCAAAAAAGGAAACGTGGTACTTCAAGGAACGACCGAATCAGTAAAATCGGTATTTGGACGCAAACGGATTTTGATTGAATCCAACCATACTGCTGCCGAACTCGCTGCTTTACCAGAAGTATTAAATGTAGAGACGCATCGTGATGGCGTCCTGCAACTGGAAATTGCCGAAGAAGCAGATGCGGAGAAAATTTTTGATTATGTGACAAAAGATGGTTTCATCCAAACGTTCAGCCTCCAAGCTCCAACGCTCGAAGAAATTTTCAAATGGAAAGCTGGTGAGTCCAATGAGTAA